The Synchiropus splendidus isolate RoL2022-P1 chromosome 8, RoL_Sspl_1.0, whole genome shotgun sequence genome has a window encoding:
- the chrd gene encoding chordin — MLVPPILWILSCAWLLQTAAASRLKSPALPIQSERDPLPSKGLSGCSFGGRFYSLEDSWHPDLGEPFGVMHCVQCHCDPQKSRRGKVFGKVNCKNIKQDCPDLDCDDPILLPGHCCKTCPKGGDDKKQTDLLDSFEYFHEKGKGKLDDLHKSYNDRSYLSSEDMGPGESRTDFVAVLTGVTHSWLPSSSGVARARFSLTRTSLAFSITFQRMSRPGKIVFLDQDGAVAHEYRVPKGQSDMICGVWKNLPKLLLRQLQSEQMRVSMSASTSRQEEVEGKIIKHRALFAETFSSTLTSEEQNSGMGGLAMLTLSDTENNLHFILILQGLVKHKDKDPLLVPIRVQLIYRQHVLREIRANITSHDPDFAEVLTDLNSRELFWLSRGQLEIAVTTEGQNPKQISGFIAGRKSCDTIQSVMSSGDALTPGKTGGTGSAIFNLHDNGTLDYQVQVAGLTSEVVGLTIEVKPRRRNKRSVLYDLTPEYSKVTGRAVGSWNRLEARTIHMLLQNELFINVATAHSQEGELRGQIKALLYSGLEAPRHELPTPLAGYFVSPPVRTGASGHAWVSVDKQCHLHYEIVVAGLSKADDLTVNAQLHGLAEIGELDDSSTTHKRLLTGFYGSQAQGVLKDISAELLQHLHMGTAFIQVSTKMNPRGEIRGRVHVPNNCELGARSSAEQSEVDNTKEMLKKDPHTCFFENQHHAHGSRWTPNYDKCFSCSCQKRTVICDPVICPVLTCSKTIQPDDKCCPICDDKIEMEDVKTPEKVEEHPEGCYFEGDQKMHAPGTTWHPFVPPFGYIKCAVCTCKGSTGEVHCEKVTCPVLTCNHPVRRNPSDCCKECPEEEKTPAGLEHSDMMQADGPRHCKFGKNYYQNSDNWHPWVPLVGEMKCINCWCDHGVTKCQRKQCPILTCTNITRREDSCCPECLDDYDDDLTMKVPDKTRNWRH; from the exons ATGCTGGTTCCTCCGATCCTGTGGATACTGAGCTGCGCCTGGCTGCTGCAGACCGCGGCGGCCTCGCGGCTCAAGTCTCCCGCGCTGCCCATCCAGTCCGAGAGAGACCCGCTGCCGTCCAAAGGGCTCTCAG GATGTTCGTTCGGAGGTCGATTCTATTCCCTGGAGGACTCGTGGCATCCAGACCTCGGGGAGCCCTTCGGTGTCATGCACTGTGTCCAGTGCCACTGTGACCCT CAAAAGAGTCGCCGTGGCAAGGTGTTTGGGAAAGTAAACTGCAAGAACATTAAGCAAGACTGTCCGGACCTGGACTGTGACGACCCTATCCTGCTGCCAGGACACTGCTGCAAGACCTGCCCCAAAG GTGGAGATGACAAGAAGCAGACCGACCTGCTGGACAGCTTCGAatatttccatgaaaagggcAAAGGGAAGCTGGATGACCTGCATAAATCCTACAATGACAGATCCTACCTGAGCTCAGAGGACATGGGTCCTGGAGAGAGTCGCACTG ATTTTGTGGCTGTTTTGACTGGAGTGACACACTCATGGCTGCCCAGCTCAAGCGGTGTCGCCAGAGCTCGCTTCTCTCTCACCAGAACCAGCCTGGCTTTCTCCATCACATTTCAAAG AATGAGTCGTCCTGGTAAGATCGTCTTCCTCGATcaagatggcgctgttgctCACGAGTACAGAGTCCCCAAAGGACAGTCGGACATG ATCTGTGGCGTGTGGAAGAACCTGCCCAAGCTGCTGCTGCGACAACTGCAGTCAGAGCAGATGCGCGTCAGCATGTCCGCGTCCACCAGCAGGCaagaggaagtggaggggaAGATCATCAAGCACAGAGCTCTGTTTGCCG AGACCTTCAGTTCCACACTGACTTCAGAGGAGCAGAACTCTGGCATGGGAGGCCTCGCCATGCTGACGCTCAGTGACACCGAGAACAACCTCCACTTCATCCTCATCTTGCAAGGCctggtgaaacacaaagacaaag ATCCCCTTCTGGTGCCCATCCGGGTTCAACTCATCTACCGACAACATGTCCTGAGAGAGATCCGTGCCAACATCACATCTCAT GATCCGGACTTTGCAGAGGTGCTGACAGACCTGAACAGTCGAGAGCTGTTCTGGTTATCACGTGGTCAGCTGGAGATCGCCGTGACAACAGAAGGGCAAAATCCCAAACAGATCTCTGGATTTATTGCTGGCAGAAAATCCTGTGACA CCATCCAGAGCGTCATGTCCAGCGGAgatgctctgactccaggaaagACTGGCGGAACCGGGTCAGCCATCTTCAACCTCCACGACAACGGCACTCTGGATTACCAG GTCCAAGTTGCCGGGCTCACGAGCGAGGTGGTCGGCCTCACCATCGAGGTGAAACCACGCCGACGCAACAAGCGCTCGGTGCTGTACGACCTCACGCCTGAGTACAGCAAGGTCACGGGCCGAGCAGTGGGCAGCTGGAATCGTCTGGAGGCTCGAACCATCCACATGCTGCTGCAGAATGAGCTCTTCATCAATGTAGCCACTGCTCAcagccaggagggagagctgcgCGGGCAAATCAAGGCGCTGCTGTACAGCGGACTGGAGGCTCCCAGACACG AGCTGCCCACTCCTCTGGCTGGATACTTTGTGTCCCCGCCTGTGAGAACAGGTGCTTCTGGTCATGCATGGGTGTCAGTGGACAAACAGTGTCACCTCCATTATGAGATTGTTGTGGCGGGCCTCAGCAAAGCAGATGACCTCACTGTGAACGCCCAACTGCACGGGCTGGCAGAGATCGGAGAGCTGGATGACAGCAGCACCACCCACAAGAGGCTGTTGACCGGCTTCTACGGCTCTCAG GCTCAAGGGGTGCTGAAGGACATCAGCgctgagctgctgcagcatTTGCACATGGGCACCGCCTTCATCCAGGTCAGCACCAAGATGAACCCCAGAGGAGAAATCCGTGGACGG GTCCATGTGCCAAACAACTGTGAGCTCGGAGCCAGAAGTTCAGCAGAGCAGTCCGAGGTTGACAACACAAAAGAGATGCTGAAGAAAGACCCTCACACTTGCTTCTTTGAGAACCAGCACCACGCTCATGGCTCCCGCTGGACCCCCAACTACGACAAGtgcttctcctgcagctgccag AAGCGAACTGTGATCTGTGACCCAGTTATCTGCCCGGTTCTGACCTGTTCCAAGACCATCCAGCCAGACGACAAATGCTGCCCCATATGTGACG ACAAAATAGAGATGGAAGATGTGAAAACACCAGAGAAAGTGGAAGAGCATCCTGAAg GTTGCTACTTTGAAGGAGACCAGAAGATGCACGCTCCAGGAACAACATGGCATCCGTTCGTTCCTCCTTTTGGTTACATTAAATGTGCGGTCTGCACCTGTAAG GGATCGACAGGCGAGGTCCACTGCGAGAAAGTGACGTGTCCGGTGTTGACCTGCAACCATCCCGTCAGACGCAACCCCTCGGACTGCTGTAAGGAGTgtcctgaggaggagaagactccAGCTGGTCTAGAGCACAGTGACATGATGCAGGCCGACGGACCCAGACACTGCAAATTTGGGAAAAACTATTACCAGAACAGCGACAACTGGCACCCCTGGGTCCCTCTGGTGGGAGAGATGAAGTGCATCAACTGCTGGTGTGAT caCGGAGTCACCAAGTGTCAAAGGAAGCAATGTCCCATACTGACCTGCACCAACATCACCCGCCGTGAGGACTCGTGCTGTCCCGAGTGCCTTG ACGATTACGACGATGATCTGACCATGAAAGTCCCTGACAAAACAAGAAACTGGAGACACTGA